A single Pedobacter sp. PACM 27299 DNA region contains:
- a CDS encoding ABC transporter permease: MNKILLIIQREYLSRVKKKSFIIMTLLTPILIAAFYGLIIYFSIEGVKGTYSKVAVVSENTALTEKLTSNKNISYHYVDQPLDALKASFKKTDYDYILYIPAFELNKPQGIQLLGTKQAGLSLNGRISRDIENILRNQKLKASGISQTALDGLKTTVNIDTKKISETGKEQDSSAGASTIIGTVAGILMFMFIMLYGIQVMRGVIEEKTSRIIEIMISSVKPFQLMMGKIIGIALVGLTQFILWIVLTASISTLAVTTLVGKDQLKQSSTMSMKAADGTTVSGGAVDTVDSPVLSMQKSLAGLDLTKIILVFIFFFIGGYLFYSALYAAIGSAVDSETETQQFMMPMMMPLFVGYALSLSVVANDPYGPIAFWLSIIPFTSPIAMVVRLPYGVPDWQLALSMLILIVGFIGTVWLASKIYRVGILMYGKKTSLKEMIKWFTYKN; the protein is encoded by the coding sequence ATGAACAAAATCTTACTCATTATACAAAGAGAATACTTATCAAGGGTGAAGAAAAAGTCTTTCATTATCATGACGTTGCTAACCCCGATTCTCATTGCCGCTTTTTACGGACTCATCATTTACTTTTCAATTGAAGGCGTAAAAGGGACATATAGTAAAGTAGCAGTAGTCTCAGAAAATACTGCGCTTACTGAAAAACTGACTTCCAATAAAAACATCAGTTACCACTATGTAGACCAGCCATTGGATGCACTAAAAGCATCTTTTAAAAAGACAGATTACGATTACATTTTATACATCCCCGCATTTGAGCTCAATAAACCACAGGGAATTCAGCTCCTGGGTACGAAACAAGCGGGTTTATCGCTCAATGGCCGAATTTCCAGAGATATAGAAAACATCCTCCGAAACCAAAAGTTAAAAGCATCCGGGATCTCTCAAACCGCGTTGGATGGTTTAAAAACTACTGTTAATATTGATACCAAAAAGATTAGCGAGACTGGAAAAGAACAAGATTCCAGTGCAGGTGCCAGCACCATTATCGGCACCGTTGCCGGTATTCTGATGTTTATGTTTATCATGCTGTATGGCATCCAGGTGATGCGCGGTGTGATTGAAGAAAAGACCAGCAGGATCATAGAGATCATGATTTCATCGGTGAAACCTTTTCAACTGATGATGGGAAAAATCATCGGCATTGCCTTGGTTGGCCTCACCCAATTCATTTTGTGGATTGTGCTGACCGCTTCTATTTCGACACTTGCAGTGACCACTTTAGTTGGAAAAGACCAATTGAAGCAAAGCAGTACGATGTCAATGAAAGCAGCAGATGGCACAACAGTCAGTGGAGGAGCTGTGGATACGGTAGATAGTCCGGTATTGTCGATGCAGAAAAGTCTGGCTGGTTTAGACCTGACCAAGATCATTCTTGTATTTATATTTTTCTTTATTGGCGGATATTTGTTCTATAGCGCATTGTATGCCGCTATCGGATCTGCCGTAGATTCTGAAACAGAGACGCAGCAATTTATGATGCCGATGATGATGCCATTATTTGTTGGTTATGCCCTTTCTTTAAGCGTAGTGGCCAACGATCCTTATGGACCGATCGCTTTCTGGCTATCCATCATCCCTTTTACCTCTCCTATTGCCATGGTAGTTCGTTTACCTTATGGTGTACCAGATTGGCAATTGGCACTGTCTATGCTGATTCTAATCGTAGGATTTATTGGCACCGTATGGCTGGCCTCTAAAATCTACAGAGTAGGAATTTTAATGTATGGCAAGAAAACCAGTCTGAAAGAAATGATCAAGTGGTTTACTTATAAAAATTAA
- a CDS encoding Ppx/GppA phosphatase family protein, translating into MKVAVIDLGTNTFHLIIADLEGTEPKIIYKTNLPVRLGEGKINDNMIIQEAFERGLLALEQFSTEIAKHEVKLVKATATSAIRSAANGADFVKAAKSYAGVEITVISGEEEAAYIFQGVKATGLIQERCLIMDIGGGSTEFIICDPTQVYWKKSYNIGAARLMQAYFHSDPINISDKQAITTHLDQELADLKENLNLYQPNHLIGSAGAFETFTGMLYPELDLKAIKSYPIPLADYQQLSEKFIASSHEERDQMPGLIKLRVDMIVMAALLTDYILELGNLQQMSLSTYDLKMGVLASLKDQTDQLLSAKAL; encoded by the coding sequence ATGAAGGTTGCAGTTATAGACTTAGGTACGAACACTTTTCACCTGATCATCGCTGATCTGGAAGGTACTGAGCCTAAAATCATCTATAAAACTAATCTCCCGGTGAGATTGGGAGAAGGAAAAATCAATGACAACATGATCATCCAGGAGGCTTTTGAAAGAGGCCTCCTGGCACTGGAACAATTCAGTACCGAGATCGCAAAACATGAGGTAAAACTGGTTAAAGCAACGGCTACCTCTGCCATCAGGAGTGCTGCAAATGGCGCTGATTTCGTAAAGGCGGCTAAAAGTTATGCAGGAGTTGAGATTACTGTGATCAGTGGTGAAGAAGAAGCAGCCTACATTTTCCAGGGCGTAAAAGCTACTGGATTGATTCAGGAACGCTGCCTGATTATGGATATTGGCGGCGGCAGCACTGAATTTATCATTTGTGATCCTACACAGGTTTACTGGAAGAAAAGTTACAATATCGGCGCTGCGCGATTGATGCAGGCTTATTTTCATTCTGACCCCATCAATATCAGCGATAAACAAGCCATTACAACGCATTTAGATCAAGAATTAGCCGATTTAAAGGAAAACCTGAACTTGTACCAGCCAAATCATTTGATTGGCTCTGCGGGCGCCTTTGAAACTTTTACTGGAATGCTTTATCCGGAGTTGGATTTAAAAGCGATCAAATCTTATCCAATTCCTCTTGCTGATTATCAGCAGTTATCAGAAAAATTTATCGCTTCGAGTCATGAGGAGAGAGACCAAATGCCTGGATTGATCAAATTAAGGGTAGATATGATTGTGATGGCCGCCCTGCTCACAGATTATATCCTGGAACTGGGCAACCTTCAGCAAATGAGTTTATCTACCTACGACCTTAAGATGGGCGTTTTGGCAAGTTTAAAAGATCAGACTGACCAATTGCTTTCTGCTAAAGCTTTGTAA